The Methylomarinum vadi genome has a window encoding:
- a CDS encoding Hsp70 family protein, with product MDKQAQYLVGIDLGTTHTAVAYSRADLAAHEIDIFAIDQLVAPGQVAPRSLLPSVRYHPAEGELSEDDIRFSPAGDKAVVGEAARLLGAKTQGRLVTSAKSWLSHPAVDHGAAILPWGSAEEIDKVSPLDASASYLAHVRNVWRHRFPDAPLEEQDIVITVPASFDEAARSLTLEAARIAGLADVRLLEEPQAVCYDWLRRHAGNIRQALADVHLLLVCDVGGGTTDLTLIKVEPGEKEPKLTRIGVGDHLMLGGDNIDLALARLAEGRLNPGEKKLSTADFSQLIEQCRIAKEQLLADDAPEQVNVTLLGGGSRLIGGSRTTSLTRDEVRNIALDGFFPLSAIDELPDKKRSGVVEFGLPYAAEPAVSKHIAAFLHMHGNAAKEALGKDSIAPDALLLNGGVFRSQPLTQRVIDLLNSWSDKSPKLLENNHPELAVAYGAVSYAVARREKNIRIGGGSARSYFLLIESGKQQQQGVCILPKGSEEGNEIRLSGQQFALRVGQPVRFHLVSHSGDGDYRPGQLVDVDDDYFHSLPPLAVAFEGEDKAEVAVQLVATHTEIGTLQIQCVAIADENRRWDVEFQLRKKGVAASGDVELPPQFEQAAENIQRVFGAKSKQVNPKAVKSLRADLEKALGMGRAEWDTPLLRALFAVLLDGLKNRRRSENHERVWLSLTGFCLRPGFGYPLDDWRVDQLWKTYQQGIQFVNEQQNWSEWWTLWRRIAGGLDTEAQQRLLKDIAKFLNPAAARQAGVAKQIKTRGYEDMVRLAGVLERLPVEKKTELGGWLLKRLQKASEPQQTWWAVGRIGSRVPFHGSSHNVVPATTVSVWLEQLLTVDWKKVPQAGFAATMIARNSGDRARDIDDDMREQVLDKMRSSKLPSSWIAMVEEFTQLDEQQEKQIYGEALPPGLKLIG from the coding sequence GTGGATAAACAAGCTCAATATCTAGTCGGAATCGATCTGGGGACGACCCATACTGCCGTCGCCTATAGCCGCGCCGACCTGGCTGCGCATGAAATCGATATTTTCGCTATCGATCAGCTGGTGGCGCCGGGACAGGTGGCGCCGAGATCGCTGTTGCCGTCCGTGCGCTATCACCCCGCCGAGGGCGAGTTGAGCGAGGACGACATCCGCTTTTCGCCGGCCGGTGACAAGGCCGTCGTCGGCGAGGCCGCCCGGCTGCTGGGTGCGAAAACCCAGGGACGTCTGGTGACCAGCGCCAAGAGCTGGCTGTCTCATCCGGCAGTCGATCATGGTGCCGCCATTCTGCCGTGGGGCAGCGCCGAGGAGATCGACAAAGTATCGCCCTTGGACGCCAGCGCTAGTTATCTGGCCCATGTCCGTAACGTTTGGCGGCATCGCTTTCCCGACGCCCCTTTAGAAGAACAGGATATCGTCATCACCGTGCCTGCTTCGTTCGACGAGGCGGCCAGATCGTTGACTTTGGAAGCCGCTCGCATTGCCGGCTTGGCCGATGTCCGGTTGCTCGAAGAACCGCAGGCGGTTTGTTACGACTGGCTGCGCCGGCACGCCGGGAATATCCGCCAGGCATTGGCCGATGTGCATTTGCTGCTGGTTTGCGATGTCGGCGGCGGCACCACGGACCTGACCCTGATCAAGGTCGAGCCCGGCGAAAAAGAGCCGAAATTGACCCGGATCGGGGTCGGCGACCATTTGATGCTAGGCGGCGATAATATCGACCTGGCCTTGGCGCGCCTGGCGGAAGGGCGCTTGAATCCAGGCGAGAAAAAATTGTCGACGGCCGATTTTTCCCAATTAATCGAGCAATGCCGCATCGCCAAAGAGCAACTACTGGCCGACGACGCGCCGGAGCAGGTCAACGTGACGCTGTTGGGAGGCGGCTCCCGTCTGATCGGCGGCAGCCGGACCACATCATTGACACGGGATGAAGTCAGAAATATCGCGCTGGACGGTTTTTTCCCGTTGTCCGCTATCGATGAATTGCCGGACAAAAAGCGAAGCGGGGTGGTCGAGTTCGGTTTGCCGTACGCGGCGGAACCGGCCGTCAGCAAACATATCGCCGCTTTTTTGCATATGCACGGCAATGCGGCCAAGGAGGCCCTAGGCAAGGACAGCATCGCGCCGGATGCGTTGCTGCTGAATGGCGGGGTATTTCGCAGTCAGCCGTTGACGCAACGGGTCATTGATCTGCTCAACAGTTGGAGCGACAAATCGCCGAAGTTGCTGGAAAACAACCATCCGGAATTGGCGGTGGCCTACGGCGCCGTCAGCTATGCGGTGGCGCGCCGGGAAAAAAACATTCGTATCGGCGGCGGTTCCGCGCGCAGCTATTTTTTACTGATCGAAAGCGGTAAGCAACAGCAGCAGGGCGTTTGTATCCTGCCGAAAGGCAGCGAAGAAGGCAACGAAATTCGCCTGAGCGGGCAACAATTCGCCTTACGGGTAGGGCAGCCGGTCCGTTTTCATCTGGTTTCCCACAGCGGCGACGGCGATTACCGGCCCGGACAATTGGTCGACGTCGACGATGACTATTTCCATTCTCTGCCGCCTTTGGCCGTGGCTTTCGAGGGTGAGGACAAAGCCGAAGTGGCGGTGCAGTTGGTGGCAACGCATACCGAAATCGGCACATTGCAGATTCAATGCGTTGCAATAGCCGATGAAAATCGTCGCTGGGATGTCGAATTTCAGCTGCGTAAAAAAGGAGTCGCCGCAAGCGGCGATGTCGAGCTGCCGCCCCAGTTCGAGCAGGCGGCCGAGAATATTCAGCGGGTGTTCGGAGCCAAATCCAAACAGGTAAATCCCAAGGCGGTCAAAAGCCTGCGCGCCGATCTGGAGAAAGCGCTGGGCATGGGGCGGGCAGAGTGGGATACGCCATTATTGCGAGCCCTGTTCGCGGTATTGCTGGACGGCCTGAAGAACCGGCGCCGTTCGGAGAACCATGAAAGGGTCTGGCTCAGCCTGACCGGTTTCTGCCTGCGTCCCGGCTTCGGTTATCCGCTGGACGATTGGCGTGTCGATCAATTATGGAAAACCTACCAACAGGGCATCCAGTTCGTCAACGAACAGCAGAACTGGAGCGAGTGGTGGACGCTGTGGCGGCGTATCGCCGGCGGCCTCGACACAGAGGCCCAGCAGCGGCTGTTGAAAGATATCGCCAAATTCCTTAATCCGGCTGCGGCCCGGCAGGCAGGGGTGGCCAAACAAATCAAGACAAGGGGCTACGAGGATATGGTGCGCCTGGCCGGCGTATTGGAACGCCTGCCGGTCGAGAAAAAGACTGAATTGGGGGGATGGCTGCTGAAACGCCTGCAAAAGGCCAGCGAACCGCAGCAAACCTGGTGGGCGGTGGGGCGTATCGGTTCGCGGGTGCCTTTTCACGGCAGTAGCCATAATGTCGTTCCCGCCACTACCGTGTCAGTGTGGTTGGAGCAATTGTTAACCGTCGATTGGAAGAAAGTGCCGCAGGCCGGTTTCGCCGCAACCATGATCGCGCGCAACAGCGGCGACCGTGCGCGCGATATCGATGACGACATGCGCGAACAAGTGCTCGACAAAATGCGCTCGAGCAAGCTGCCGTCCTCATGGATCGCCATGGTCGAGGAATTCACGCAGTTGGATGAACAACAGGAGAAGCAAATCTATGGCGAAGCGCTTCCGCCGGGTTTAAAGTTAATCGGTTGA
- a CDS encoding sulfate adenylyltransferase subunit 1, producing MNIVSIAPSNQHEIADNAPSGLLRFITAGSVDDGKSTLIGRLLHDTNNVAADQLEAVRAHSRQRGLSELDLSLLTDGLQAEREQGITIDVAYRYFSTERRKFIIGDSPGHEQYTRNMVTAASSADLAILLVDARKGVVTQTRRHAYLAHLLGIQQWILAINKMDLMDWDESVYRQIVDDFNAFAGQLGDPKIQAIPLSALSGDNVVQASAAMPWYQGPTLLRHLEQVPARWQSSPSALRLPVQRVARIMLGNGAEQSASGIDAEFRGYQGSLASGTLQEGDLIMALPSGRTARVRSLQSATRKVGRAEGQSAVVITLDDELDISRGDMLVAPDHPPRVVKEVIADLCWLAEEPLQPRRKYLIKHTTRTVNALFAELQHRIEVNSLVSEPHPETAAMNDILRVRIKLQQPLFVDLYADNRITGSFIVIDASTHATVAGGVIVS from the coding sequence ATGAACATCGTTTCCATCGCACCAAGCAACCAACACGAAATCGCCGACAACGCGCCATCCGGCCTGCTGCGCTTCATCACCGCCGGCAGCGTCGACGACGGCAAGAGCACCCTGATAGGCCGCTTGCTCCACGACACTAACAATGTGGCGGCCGACCAGCTGGAGGCTGTCCGCGCTCATTCGCGACAACGCGGCCTCAGCGAACTGGACCTGTCGTTGTTGACCGACGGCCTGCAGGCGGAACGCGAGCAAGGCATCACCATCGATGTCGCCTATCGCTATTTTTCGACCGAGCGGCGCAAATTCATCATCGGCGACTCGCCGGGGCATGAACAATACACCCGCAACATGGTCACTGCGGCGTCGAGCGCCGATTTGGCCATTTTACTGGTCGATGCCCGTAAAGGCGTGGTCACGCAAACCCGTCGTCACGCCTATCTCGCTCATCTGCTCGGTATTCAACAATGGATACTGGCGATCAACAAGATGGACCTGATGGACTGGGATGAAAGCGTCTATCGTCAGATCGTCGATGACTTCAACGCCTTCGCCGGCCAACTCGGCGATCCCAAGATTCAGGCGATCCCCCTGTCGGCCCTGAGTGGCGACAATGTCGTGCAAGCCAGCGCTGCGATGCCCTGGTATCAGGGACCGACATTGCTCCGGCACTTGGAGCAGGTTCCGGCCAGGTGGCAATCCAGTCCCTCGGCGCTGCGTTTACCGGTGCAGCGGGTCGCCCGGATCATGCTTGGCAATGGCGCCGAGCAATCGGCTTCCGGAATCGATGCCGAGTTTCGCGGCTATCAGGGAAGCCTTGCTTCGGGCACCCTGCAGGAAGGGGATCTTATTATGGCGTTGCCGTCGGGGCGCACGGCACGGGTTCGCAGCCTGCAATCGGCCACCCGCAAGGTAGGACGCGCGGAAGGGCAAAGCGCCGTGGTCATTACCTTGGATGACGAGCTGGATATCTCCCGTGGCGACATGCTGGTCGCCCCCGACCATCCTCCCCGGGTCGTCAAGGAAGTCATCGCCGATCTCTGCTGGCTGGCGGAAGAGCCGCTGCAACCCCGGCGCAAATATTTAATCAAGCATACGACTCGCACGGTCAACGCCCTATTCGCCGAATTGCAGCACCGGATCGAGGTCAATTCCCTGGTATCGGAACCCCATCCTGAAACGGCGGCGATGAACGACATACTGCGGGTGCGCATCAAATTGCAGCAGCCGCTGTTTGTCGATCTTTATGCCGACAACCGGATAACGGGAAGTTTCATCGTCATCGACGCCAGTACCCATGCCACCGTGGCCGGCGGGGTCATTGTTAGTTAA
- the cysD gene encoding sulfate adenylyltransferase subunit CysD, whose protein sequence is MKTPTAIQLNASSSQLANRSDRWQHQAQDDHLDLLEAEAIFIMREIAAECRNPVLMFSGGKDSAVLLHLAYKAYYPERIGFALLHIDTGHNYPEVIEYRDRMARHYGCRLHVRSVEDSIRAGSVRLRDALESRNPHQSVTLMEAIAEWDFDACLGGARRDEEKSRAKERVVSVRDEFGQWEPKNQRPELWSLYNTRVDAGEHLRVFPISNWTELDVWQYIQREDIALPELYFAHRREVIRRGDLLVPVTALTPAREGDVVETVSCRFRTVGDISCTAPIESSAATLADIIQETRQCLITERGATRLDDRASEAAMEQRKKEGYF, encoded by the coding sequence ATGAAAACCCCGACAGCAATTCAATTGAACGCGAGTTCATCCCAACTCGCGAACCGTTCCGATCGATGGCAGCATCAAGCGCAAGATGATCATTTGGATTTATTGGAGGCCGAAGCCATATTCATTATGCGCGAGATTGCCGCGGAGTGCCGTAATCCGGTTCTGATGTTTTCCGGCGGCAAGGATTCCGCGGTCTTGCTGCATCTGGCCTACAAGGCATACTATCCCGAACGGATCGGCTTCGCGCTGCTGCACATCGATACTGGTCACAACTATCCGGAGGTGATCGAATACCGTGACCGGATGGCTCGACACTATGGCTGTCGTTTGCATGTCCGCAGCGTCGAGGATTCGATCCGCGCCGGTTCGGTGCGGTTGCGTGATGCGCTGGAATCGCGCAACCCGCATCAATCGGTGACCCTGATGGAAGCCATCGCCGAATGGGATTTCGACGCCTGCCTGGGCGGCGCCCGCCGCGACGAGGAAAAATCCCGCGCCAAGGAACGGGTGGTCAGCGTACGCGATGAATTCGGCCAGTGGGAACCGAAAAACCAGCGCCCCGAACTGTGGTCGCTGTATAACACCCGGGTCGATGCAGGCGAGCATTTGCGGGTATTCCCGATCTCCAACTGGACCGAGTTGGATGTGTGGCAATACATTCAACGAGAAGACATCGCCCTGCCCGAGTTGTATTTCGCACATCGCCGCGAAGTGATCAGACGCGGCGACCTGCTGGTTCCGGTCACGGCATTGACGCCGGCCAGGGAGGGCGATGTTGTCGAAACGGTCAGTTGCCGTTTCCGCACCGTCGGCGATATTTCCTGCACGGCGCCGATTGAATCCTCGGCTGCGACGCTGGCCGATATTATCCAAGAAACCCGACAATGCCTGATCACCGAACGCGGCGCTACCCGACTGGACGACCGCGCCTCGGAAGCGGCCATGGAACAACGCAAGAAAGAGGGGTATTTCTGA
- a CDS encoding YbcC family protein produces MINDDDLNQAIGLSEPTVLTDPSAAGCKAALDDMCAGDDKVISAELLPTFADFVDADQGTTWASFITDEISKWCAAYFDQGQSAWRMPWRALPLYQAWKRVALLDRNPEIAGLANFRLVIETLPDNSEEAIQQMLKVCRPPEENLPDFLHRQLMSVSGWSGWIQYQMRETFRHDREKATLADLLAIRLAYDYALGRALGEDSVVAWRISLDDVLATSTSVNQRLELLNVFQLAYEIGYQRELLATLQPASTETVAASAARKAVQAVFCIDVRSEVYRRALETVSAESETLGFAGFFGFPIEYIPLGHPRGNSQCPVLISPKFSIRESVSGATVSELGEILEKRWLRKRLYKLWKSFKNSAVSCFSYVEIAGLLFGIKLFTDTLGLTRPVAKPGTAGLDKAIVRRIGPLINRQRGRLVAGGAVVETGIALSERIELARNALQGMGLTGNFARLVLLCGHGSSTVNNPYGSGLDCGACGGHSGEANARVAAATLNDREVRSGLAAQGIVIPRDTWFVAGQHDTTTDEIHLFDLDNAPQAFAAELAQLSAWLNQASQLARLERAGGLGITSRDQADVAQAITARSHDWSQVRPEWGLTGNAAFIAAPRERTQQATFNGRVFLHNYDARQDKDGAILELIMTAPMVVASWINLQYYASTVNNKLFGSGNKVIHNVVGTFGILQGNGGDLQVGLPWQSVHDGQKLRHEPLRLTVLLEASALAIENVLNKHEAVRQLVDHRWLHLFRIDPDNGRCYRYLGNSAWQQVETAEAH; encoded by the coding sequence ATAATTAATGATGACGATCTGAATCAAGCCATCGGACTGAGCGAACCGACCGTTTTAACCGACCCCAGCGCGGCCGGCTGCAAAGCTGCCTTGGACGACATGTGCGCTGGAGATGACAAGGTCATATCCGCCGAGTTGTTACCTACCTTCGCCGATTTCGTCGACGCCGATCAAGGAACGACCTGGGCCAGCTTCATCACCGACGAAATCTCGAAATGGTGTGCCGCCTATTTCGATCAGGGCCAATCCGCCTGGCGCATGCCGTGGCGAGCGCTACCGTTGTATCAGGCCTGGAAGCGCGTCGCCCTGCTGGACCGCAACCCGGAGATCGCCGGTCTGGCTAATTTTCGTCTTGTCATCGAAACCTTGCCGGATAACTCCGAAGAGGCGATCCAACAGATGCTCAAGGTTTGTCGCCCGCCCGAAGAAAATCTTCCTGATTTTCTACACCGGCAGTTAATGTCTGTCTCGGGTTGGAGCGGCTGGATTCAATATCAAATGCGCGAGACATTCCGGCATGACCGGGAGAAAGCAACCTTGGCCGATCTGCTCGCGATCCGTCTGGCGTACGATTATGCGTTAGGCCGCGCCCTCGGTGAGGACAGCGTCGTGGCCTGGCGGATTAGTCTGGACGACGTTCTAGCCACGTCGACATCGGTAAATCAGCGGCTGGAACTGTTGAACGTATTCCAATTAGCCTATGAAATCGGTTATCAACGCGAATTGTTGGCGACACTGCAGCCGGCCTCCACCGAAACAGTCGCCGCTTCCGCTGCGCGCAAGGCTGTGCAGGCGGTATTTTGCATAGACGTACGCTCCGAGGTCTATCGCCGGGCCTTGGAAACAGTCTCGGCGGAATCAGAAACATTGGGTTTCGCCGGTTTCTTCGGTTTTCCGATCGAGTACATCCCGCTGGGGCACCCGCGCGGCAACTCGCAATGCCCGGTCCTGATCTCGCCGAAATTCAGTATCCGCGAAAGCGTATCCGGTGCCACGGTGTCCGAATTGGGTGAAATCCTGGAAAAACGGTGGTTGCGGAAACGGCTCTATAAACTGTGGAAGTCATTCAAAAACTCGGCGGTATCCTGTTTTTCCTATGTTGAGATTGCCGGTTTACTGTTCGGCATCAAATTGTTTACCGACACCCTCGGCCTGACTCGACCGGTGGCAAAGCCAGGTACGGCCGGACTGGACAAGGCTATCGTGCGCCGTATCGGACCATTGATCAATCGGCAACGCGGTCGTCTGGTGGCCGGGGGAGCGGTGGTCGAAACCGGCATCGCGTTGAGCGAACGGATCGAGCTGGCGCGCAATGCCCTGCAAGGCATGGGTTTGACCGGCAATTTCGCGCGGCTGGTGTTACTGTGCGGACACGGCAGCAGTACGGTGAACAATCCGTACGGCTCCGGCCTCGATTGCGGCGCCTGCGGCGGCCACAGCGGCGAAGCCAATGCGCGCGTCGCGGCGGCGACGCTGAACGACCGCGAAGTACGTTCGGGTCTGGCCGCTCAGGGCATCGTCATTCCGCGCGACACCTGGTTCGTGGCCGGCCAACACGATACCACCACCGATGAAATACATCTGTTCGACCTGGACAACGCTCCGCAGGCGTTCGCCGCCGAGCTGGCGCAACTGAGCGCCTGGCTGAACCAGGCATCACAACTGGCGCGCCTCGAACGGGCGGGCGGACTGGGAATCACGTCGCGAGATCAAGCCGATGTGGCTCAAGCGATAACCGCTCGCAGCCACGACTGGTCGCAAGTACGCCCGGAGTGGGGCTTGACCGGCAATGCGGCCTTCATCGCCGCCCCCAGGGAAAGAACCCAACAGGCGACATTCAACGGCCGGGTGTTTCTGCATAATTACGACGCCAGGCAAGATAAGGACGGAGCGATCCTGGAGTTGATCATGACCGCGCCGATGGTCGTGGCAAGCTGGATCAATCTGCAATATTACGCATCCACGGTCAATAACAAACTGTTCGGCAGCGGCAACAAGGTGATCCACAACGTCGTCGGCACTTTCGGTATTTTGCAGGGCAACGGCGGCGATCTGCAGGTGGGCCTGCCTTGGCAATCGGTACACGATGGCCAGAAGTTGCGCCACGAACCGCTACGACTGACCGTATTGTTAGAAGCATCCGCGCTCGCGATTGAAAATGTGCTGAATAAACATGAAGCGGTACGGCAATTGGTCGACCACCGCTGGTTGCACCTGTTTCGCATCGATCCGGACAATGGCCGCTGTTACCGCTATCTCGGTAACAGCGCTTGGCAACAAGTTGAGACAGCGGAGGCTCATTGA
- a CDS encoding putative inorganic carbon transporter subunit DabA yields MNSATPLLHLQKNHVGLNKDRVDQPTPELKRAIKQACRRIAPLWPLQHFVAVNPFLGLTDLDFNKACTTMHRVAHGDMVMSAQFYAEQFSKRRLNNHPLKRVGSNNGLKVRIRVD; encoded by the coding sequence ATGAACTCTGCCACCCCATTGTTACACCTACAAAAGAATCACGTTGGACTGAACAAAGATAGGGTAGATCAGCCCACCCCCGAGCTGAAACGGGCGATCAAGCAAGCCTGCCGCCGCATCGCCCCGTTATGGCCTTTGCAGCATTTTGTTGCAGTCAATCCTTTTCTGGGGCTGACCGACCTCGATTTCAACAAGGCATGTACAACCATGCACCGCGTCGCTCATGGCGACATGGTGATGTCGGCGCAATTTTATGCCGAGCAGTTCAGCAAACGCCGACTAAACAACCACCCGCTCAAGCGGGTGGGTTCCAATAACGGACTGAAAGTCCGGATACGCGTCGACTAA
- a CDS encoding proton-conducting transporter transmembrane domain-containing protein, which translates to MHTLIALLVVLGPSLMLALLFISNHWADRHPQTMNRIGGTAAIAALTASLFAVSGYLYTGRVDQNIAGLDIYFDSLSATMLVLVAAIGTIVIRYARNYLDGDPGHGHFQKWLGITVGSVLILVVSGNLIQFTLAWMATSLSLHRLLLFYPERPAARIAAHKKFVISRLGDISLIAAMFAIYQAFGSLHFSEIFAAADAYRWPYADESGTYLTWAGFALVLGAALKSAQFPFHSWLPEVMETPTPVSALMHAGIINAGGFLIVRMSHVMVLTPAALNLLAVIGAVTALFGALAMLTQTNIKKSLAFSTIGQMGFMMLQCGLGAFSSAILHIVAHGLYKAHAFLSSGSIVDIAKSSWTPAPRAGRHPGELLLAFFAASLLTYFCALGFGLSLAEEPGIIVLGAILQIALTYLLWNALETDTDLTQILRGIGLAAGAGVAYFSLQILFMHLLNDAIATVAPARGVFSWLLLATVLACFIWVLMLQVQFPGPAANRVWQAAYVHFYNGFYISSLANRLLQRIWPDRGSQPSMRSPSARQDH; encoded by the coding sequence ATGCATACTCTAATCGCACTCTTAGTCGTCTTAGGACCCAGCCTAATGCTGGCACTGCTATTCATTTCCAATCATTGGGCGGACCGTCATCCTCAGACGATGAACAGGATCGGTGGCACCGCCGCCATTGCCGCGCTGACGGCAAGCCTGTTTGCCGTCAGCGGCTACCTATACACCGGTAGAGTCGACCAAAACATCGCCGGCCTGGATATCTACTTCGACTCTCTGTCCGCTACCATGCTTGTGCTGGTCGCCGCCATCGGTACGATCGTGATTCGTTATGCGCGCAATTACCTGGATGGCGACCCCGGTCATGGACATTTTCAGAAATGGCTGGGGATAACCGTCGGTTCGGTACTGATCCTGGTGGTCTCCGGCAATCTGATTCAGTTTACCCTCGCCTGGATGGCGACCAGTCTGAGTCTGCACCGCTTGCTGCTGTTTTATCCGGAACGCCCCGCAGCGCGGATCGCGGCACATAAAAAATTCGTCATCAGCCGCCTCGGCGACATCAGCCTGATTGCGGCCATGTTCGCAATCTACCAAGCTTTCGGCAGCCTCCATTTCAGTGAAATTTTCGCTGCGGCCGATGCCTATCGCTGGCCTTATGCTGACGAGAGCGGCACTTATCTAACCTGGGCGGGATTTGCCCTGGTACTCGGCGCCGCTCTGAAATCGGCCCAGTTTCCGTTCCATAGCTGGCTACCCGAAGTCATGGAAACGCCGACGCCCGTGTCGGCATTGATGCATGCCGGCATCATCAATGCCGGCGGCTTCCTGATCGTCAGAATGAGCCATGTCATGGTACTGACGCCGGCGGCTTTGAACCTGCTCGCCGTTATTGGCGCCGTCACCGCCCTGTTCGGCGCACTGGCGATGCTGACCCAAACCAACATCAAAAAATCGTTAGCCTTCTCCACGATCGGACAAATGGGTTTCATGATGTTGCAGTGCGGCCTCGGTGCCTTTTCCTCGGCAATCCTGCATATCGTCGCTCATGGACTGTATAAGGCCCATGCCTTTCTCTCAAGCGGCAGTATCGTCGACATTGCCAAATCGTCTTGGACACCGGCCCCACGCGCGGGACGACATCCGGGAGAGTTACTACTGGCCTTCTTCGCCGCTTCCTTGTTGACTTATTTTTGTGCCCTGGGCTTTGGCCTTAGCCTGGCGGAAGAACCCGGGATAATCGTGCTCGGGGCGATTTTACAAATAGCACTGACTTATCTGCTATGGAATGCGCTGGAAACCGACACCGATCTGACTCAAATATTGCGAGGCATCGGCCTGGCGGCCGGCGCCGGTGTCGCCTATTTCAGCCTGCAGATATTGTTCATGCACTTGCTGAACGATGCCATAGCGACCGTCGCGCCCGCCCGCGGCGTATTCAGCTGGCTGTTGCTGGCCACGGTCCTCGCCTGCTTCATTTGGGTGCTGATGTTACAGGTGCAGTTTCCGGGGCCGGCCGCGAACCGAGTCTGGCAGGCCGCTTATGTCCATTTTTACAACGGTTTTTACATCAGCAGCCTGGCTAACCGATTGTTACAGCGGATTTGGCCGGACAGAGGAAGCCAGCCGTCCATGCGCTCACCGTCCGCCCGCCAAGACCATTAA
- a CDS encoding LysR family transcriptional regulator: protein MAALNYHHLRYFWMIANENNLTRAAEKLHVSQSALSIQLRQLEDSLGQKLFDREGKRLHLTEAGRIALDYANAIFKAGDELVSLMHGRPASMRQLLRIGAVSTLSRNFQLELVRSLLLRSDIELVLHSGSLRELLAQMHTHTLDLVLSNRPIPRDAENNWHCHLLDEQAVSLVGKPVEGEPMLRFPEDLATIPLLLPSMESEIRAAFDFLLEQAGIRPQVIAEVDDMAMLRLLARDSGHLALVPPVVVQDELRQGILVEKHRISAIRERFYAITPNRRFPNAMVRELLKVSSRDKIGNASG from the coding sequence ATGGCCGCACTGAATTATCACCATCTGCGCTATTTCTGGATGATCGCCAACGAAAACAATCTGACTCGGGCCGCTGAAAAACTGCATGTATCGCAATCGGCGTTGAGTATTCAACTACGCCAGCTCGAGGATTCTCTGGGACAAAAACTGTTTGATCGGGAGGGAAAGCGTCTGCACTTGACCGAAGCGGGGCGAATTGCCCTGGATTATGCCAATGCCATTTTCAAGGCCGGGGATGAACTGGTCAGCCTTATGCATGGCCGTCCGGCCAGTATGCGGCAACTGCTGCGTATCGGTGCGGTATCGACGTTGTCGCGTAATTTTCAGCTGGAACTGGTGCGCTCGCTGCTGCTTCGCAGCGATATCGAGTTGGTTTTGCACTCCGGCAGCCTGCGTGAATTGCTGGCGCAAATGCATACCCATACCCTCGATCTGGTCCTGTCCAACCGTCCGATACCGCGAGACGCCGAAAATAATTGGCATTGTCATTTGCTGGATGAACAGGCCGTCAGTCTGGTCGGCAAGCCGGTCGAAGGTGAGCCAATGTTGCGCTTTCCCGAGGACTTGGCAACGATACCGCTGTTGCTACCGAGCATGGAAAGTGAAATCCGCGCCGCGTTCGATTTCCTGCTGGAGCAGGCCGGGATCAGACCACAGGTGATTGCCGAAGTCGACGATATGGCCATGCTGCGGTTGCTGGCACGCGATTCCGGGCATCTGGCGCTGGTGCCGCCGGTTGTGGTTCAGGATGAGCTACGCCAGGGGATTTTGGTCGAAAAACATCGGATCTCCGCGATTCGTGAACGTTTCTATGCCATTACCCCGAACCGCCGTTTTCCCAATGCCATGGTGCGGGAGTTATTGAAGGTGAGTAGTCGGGATAAGATCGGCAATGCTAGCGGATAA
- the greB gene encoding transcription elongation factor GreB, protein MSRWRPPRPKSSPYITQEGYRALENELKQLWERRKDVTAALSAAAAEGDRSENAEYIYRKKELREIDRRIRYLQKRLPSLTIVSELPANREQIFFGAWVTLEKTDGSEVTYRIVGPDEIDSGKGYISLDSPLARALLKKTLDDEVVIRNELRETRYYVVDIDYR, encoded by the coding sequence ATGTCCCGTTGGCGACCACCTCGACCCAAATCATCTCCTTATATCACCCAGGAAGGCTATCGAGCCCTGGAAAATGAATTAAAACAGCTTTGGGAAAGACGCAAGGACGTCACCGCCGCCCTTTCGGCCGCCGCGGCCGAAGGCGACCGCTCCGAGAACGCCGAATACATCTACCGAAAAAAAGAACTGCGCGAAATCGACCGGCGCATCCGCTATCTGCAAAAACGCCTGCCATCTTTGACCATCGTTTCCGAACTGCCGGCCAACCGCGAGCAGATTTTTTTCGGCGCCTGGGTAACCTTGGAAAAAACCGACGGTTCGGAAGTGACCTACCGCATCGTCGGCCCCGATGAAATCGACTCCGGCAAAGGCTATATCAGCCTCGATTCGCCGTTAGCGCGCGCCCTGTTGAAAAAAACGCTGGACGACGAAGTCGTTATCCGCAATGAACTGCGGGAAACGCGCTATTATGTGGTCGATATTGATTATCGTTGA